The Hyphomonadaceae bacterium ML37 genome includes a region encoding these proteins:
- a CDS encoding isoaspartyl peptidase/L-asparaginase, with the protein MTQTAPRSALVLHGGAGVLAERSYDVEIAHLRNLAEEGRAALEAGADALDVVCDMVRAMEISGLYVAGKGSAPNRAGRYELDAAVMDGRARRAGAVSALEGYLSPVDAARAVMDHTPHVLLAGAGAAHFVRERGLAPVRDPEGYYISAAAPDNRAIPTGTVGAVALDASGALAAATSTGGTLNKVWGRVGDTPIIGSGTWADERVAVSCTGQGEFFMRANAAADVSARVRYAGADLEAAVKGALDDVGHLGGEGGIIAVDASGAVSAQYNSPGMKHAIVHTDGRITAGVK; encoded by the coding sequence ATGACCCAGACCGCCCCCAGGTCCGCCCTCGTTCTGCATGGCGGCGCCGGCGTGCTCGCCGAGCGGTCCTATGATGTGGAGATCGCGCACCTGCGCAATCTCGCCGAAGAGGGCCGCGCCGCGCTGGAAGCGGGCGCCGATGCCCTGGATGTCGTGTGCGACATGGTGCGCGCCATGGAAATCTCCGGGCTCTATGTGGCGGGCAAGGGCAGCGCGCCCAACCGCGCCGGGCGTTATGAGCTGGACGCCGCCGTCATGGACGGGCGCGCGCGCCGGGCCGGGGCGGTGTCGGCGCTGGAAGGCTATCTGTCGCCGGTGGACGCGGCGCGCGCGGTGATGGATCACACGCCCCATGTCCTGCTGGCGGGCGCGGGCGCGGCGCATTTCGTGCGCGAGCGCGGCCTCGCGCCGGTGCGCGACCCCGAGGGCTATTACATCTCCGCTGCCGCGCCCGACAATCGCGCTATTCCCACCGGCACGGTGGGCGCAGTGGCGCTGGATGCCTCCGGCGCGCTGGCGGCAGCTACGTCGACGGGCGGCACGCTCAACAAGGTGTGGGGCCGGGTCGGCGACACGCCCATTATCGGATCAGGCACCTGGGCGGACGAACGCGTGGCGGTGTCGTGCACCGGCCAGGGCGAGTTCTTTATGCGCGCCAACGCCGCCGCCGATGTGTCGGCACGCGTGCGCTATGCTGGCGCGGACCTGGAGGCGGCGGTCAAGGGCGCGCTGGATGATGTGGGACATCTGGGCGGCGAGGGCGGCATCATCGCCGTGGACGCGTCGGGCGCCGTCAGCGCGCAGTACAACTCACCCGGCATGAAGCACGCCATCGTCCACACGGACGGGCGCATCACCGCCGGTGTGAAATAG
- a CDS encoding adenosine kinase yields the protein MSETRFDVLGVGNAIVDVLAPVDEAFIEAHGLVKDAMILIDEARADALYAAFPEGEEISGGSAANTLAGVASFGARGAYIGKVADDGLGQTFARDLRAAGVHFDTAPLSGGPSTARCLIAVPPDARRAMNTYLGASTLLDPDDIDRDLVAAARVVFLEGYLFDREEAKAAYVRASELAAAAGRAVALTLSDIFCVERHRASFRQLVRHHVDVLFANEAELKSLYETDNFDEALAAVRAETRIAAVTRSEKGAVIVSGQEEARVPATKIERLVDTTGAGDQFAAGFLTGYALGRDLETCGRLGVIAAGEVITHFGARPHADLKDLAAKAGLSLDR from the coding sequence ATGTCCGAAACCCGCTTCGACGTCCTGGGCGTCGGCAACGCCATTGTCGACGTGCTCGCCCCCGTGGATGAGGCCTTCATCGAGGCCCACGGCCTGGTCAAGGACGCGATGATCCTCATCGACGAAGCGCGCGCCGATGCGCTCTATGCGGCCTTCCCCGAAGGCGAGGAAATCTCCGGCGGGTCAGCGGCCAACACGCTGGCGGGCGTCGCCAGCTTCGGGGCGCGCGGCGCCTATATCGGCAAGGTCGCTGATGACGGGTTGGGCCAGACCTTCGCGCGCGACCTGCGCGCGGCGGGGGTTCATTTCGACACCGCGCCCTTAAGCGGCGGACCATCCACGGCGCGCTGCCTGATCGCTGTGCCGCCTGATGCGCGCCGGGCGATGAACACCTATCTGGGCGCGTCCACCCTGCTGGACCCCGATGACATCGACCGCGATCTGGTCGCCGCCGCCCGCGTTGTGTTCCTGGAGGGCTATCTGTTCGACCGCGAGGAGGCCAAGGCCGCCTATGTGCGCGCGTCCGAGCTCGCCGCCGCCGCCGGCCGCGCCGTGGCCCTCACCCTGTCGGACATTTTCTGCGTGGAGCGCCACCGGGCAAGCTTCCGCCAGCTGGTGCGCCACCATGTGGACGTGTTGTTCGCCAACGAGGCTGAACTGAAATCCCTCTACGAGACCGACAATTTCGACGAGGCCCTGGCCGCCGTGCGCGCCGAAACCCGCATCGCCGCCGTCACACGCTCTGAAAAAGGCGCCGTGATCGTGTCGGGACAGGAGGAGGCCCGCGTGCCGGCCACCAAAATCGAGCGCCTCGTGGACACGACGGGCGCCGGCGACCAGTTCGCCGCCGGCTTCCTCACCGGCTATGCACTGGGCCGCGATCTGGAGACCTGCGGACGCCTCGGCGTCATCGCCGCGGGCGAAGTCATCACCCATTTCGGCGCCCGCCCCCACGCCGACCTTAAGGATCTCGCCGCCAAGGCGGGGCTGTCGCTGGACCGGTAG